A stretch of Fusarium fujikuroi IMI 58289 draft genome, chromosome FFUJ_chr10 DNA encodes these proteins:
- a CDS encoding related to hsp70 protein — MLAVRNRTKLIVGIDYGTTYSGLSFALSNAADFKDIHPWTKYPGSSTHIAEHCHKAPSWVAFKDENPDLDENAWGYQIEPGMKTYAWTKLLLDDQALATEYDDPDLNKAAGNGLMRLPAGRTAKDVVTEYLKGMHSMYKKAVIEKIGEDILEEMPVDFWLTVPATWTERAKLITRAAALDAGFASRPIDRLSLITEPDAAAHMALKSSIHHVEDLIDVGTGVMVCDLGGGTVIVRKSPSLKLREIAIGAGKMSLSANGTIILTLPGGKCGGTFVDRNLYKLLAKRFGTTFTSLGPQHVGPGSQFMDQFEMRKRDFSLDTPSKKSYKLTLPMRSLVVTPDMQKYYDPDFNWVLLSKDDMKSLFDPVIDVILKLVKDQVDQVKRDKEPIIKTMCLVGGFGSSPYVKERLLEWCSEQDIRLTTPWTGAWAAVVCGAVLRGVEGSMVRQKKCRRHYGHSISRTYDPAVHFNFDENKRRLWNDPWTKEQNLSGFMDWEIAKGALLDDDTEISTSFYSHFSEYFDGKHTHDLYSCSLDEAPETIENERIEKVGEVLYTIDDIGIDKTKIKSIQDANGIHWYQLLLTLTIRLSDDDVGVLVCRIFCRGKEVGKAEIGYSFT, encoded by the exons ATGCTGGCTGTAAGAAATAGGACGAAGCTGATAGTCGGCATCGACTACGGTACAACGTATTCAG gtCTTAGTTTTGCGCTCTCCAATGCCGCAGACTTCAAAGACATTCATCCATGGACAAAATACCCCGGCTCGTCAACTCACATCGCAGAACACTGCCACAAAGCTCCATCATGGGTTGCCTTCAAAGATGAGAATCCCGATCTCGACGAGAACGCATGGGGCTATCAAATCGAACCTGGTATGAAGACTTACGCATGGACAAAGCTCCTCCTCGACGATCAAGCACTCGCGACAGAGTATGATGATCCTGATCTTAACAAGGCCGCTGGAAATGGCCTTATGAGATTACCAGCTGGCAGAACTGCCAAAGACGTGGTTACCGAGTACCTGAAGGGTATGCATTCTATGTATAAGAAAGCTGtcattgagaagattggGGAGGATATCCTTGAAGAGATGCCAGTTGACTTTTGGTTGACTGTTCCAGCGACTTGGACGGAGAGAGCGAAGCTTATAACTAGAGCCGCAGCTTTGGACGCTGGATTTGCGTCGAGACCTATTGATCGTTTGAGCTTGATCACAGAACCTGACGCGGCTGCGCATATGGCTTTGAAGTCCAGCATTCATCACGTCGAAGATCTTATCGAC GTTGGCACGGGCGTGATGGTTTgtgatcttggtggtggtacTGTC ATAGTCAGAAAGTCACCTTCTCTAAAGCTGAGGGAGATTGCCATCGGAGCAGGTAAAATGTCCTTATCCGCAAATGGAACGATCATACTCACACTCCCAGGTGGTAAATGCGGCGGGACATTCGTAGACCGCAATCTCTACAAGCTCCTCGCAAAGCGTTTCGGAACTACATTCACCAGCCTGGGTCCACAGCACGTAGGTCCCGGCAGTCAATTCATGGACCAATTTGAGATGCGCAAAAGAGATTTCAGTCTCGATACACCGAGCAAGAAGTCTTATAAGCTAACTCTGCCTATGCGAAGCCTGGTAGTCACTCCAGACATGCAAAAGTACTACGACCCTGACTTTAACTGGGTGCTTCTGAGCAAAGATGATATGAAGAGCCTTTTTGACCCTGTGATTGACGTCATTCTCAAGCTTGTAAAGGATCAGGTTGATCAAGTCAAGAGAGATAAAGAGCCAATAATCAAGACGATGTGTCTGGTTGGTGGGTTTGGCTCGTCGCCTTACGTCAAGGAGAGGTTACTTGAATGGTGCTCTGAGCAAGACATACGACTCACAACACCATGGACAGGCGC TTGGGCAGCTGTTGTCTGCGGTGCTGTGTTGCGAGGTGTCGAAGGTTCTATGGTCAGACAAAAGAAATGTCGTCGACACTATGGACATAGCATCTCTCGAACATATGATCCAGCAGTTCATTTCAActttgatgagaacaagCGAAGGCTGTGGAACGATCCTTGGACCAAGGAACAAAACCTATCTGGCTTCATGGATTGGGAGATTGCAAAG GGCGCTCTCCTCGACGACGACACTGAGATCAGCACAAGTTTCTACTCCCACTTCTCGGAATACTTTGATGGAAAGCATACACATGATCTTTACTCATGCAGCTTGGATGAGGCACCCGAGACTATCGAGAACGAAC GTATCGAGAAAGTTGGCGAGGTTCTGTACACCATCGATGACATTGGCattgacaagaccaagatcaagtcCATCCAAGACGCCAATGGAATTCACTGGTATCAGCTACTACTCACCTTGACGATTCGTCTCAGTGACGACGACGTTGGTGTACTGGTATGTCGGATCTTCTGTCGCGGGAAGGAAGTTGGAAAGGCTGAGATAGGGTACTCTTTTACGTGA
- a CDS encoding related to pisatin demethylase cytochrome P450, giving the protein MILDLFLQHPWAYLTAALVGLLVTKLLLNKYGNGLNGIPGPALAAFTDLWRFLDVYRRRPEVTQIALHEKYGSVVRLGPNTVSIADPAAIQTIYAHNSGYTKSDFYPVQQTINKSGKRLITLFTSQDEKFHSQLRRSVSNAYAISTLVQFEPFVDSTTTELFKQLDQRYANQNDVLDFGTWLQYYAFDVIGELTYSKRLGFVDHGKDVDNIIGNLEWLLNYAAPVGQLPILDSLLLKNPLRLQLTKWGFTNSSSPVAIFARNRMLARVDPEKLGDMKFDQDNGRRDFLSRFLEANQKDPEFMNNDRVLALTVANMFAGSDTTAITFRAIFYYLMKNPDDMKTLMAELAEEEKADHFAREDGLVSWNEVRDLPFLNAVVKEALRCHPAAGLMLERIVPARGLEVDGHHIPSGTIVGVNAWVLHRNKDIFGHDADRWRPSRWIEASTEQKRRMENYMFAFGAGSRTCIGKNISLLEMYKMVPAFLRRYELEFPSADNTWHLNNAWFVKQSNFNVRLRRKHKISFLPDERQD; this is encoded by the exons ATGATTCTAGATCTCTTCCTTCAGCACCCATGGGCGTATCTGACAGCTGCGCTCGTCGGACTCCTTGTGACAAAGCTCCTGCTCAACAAGTACGGCAATGGATTGAACGGGATCCCCGGGCCAGCTTTGGCGGCTTTCACAGATCTCTGGCGCTTTCTCGATGTTTACCGAAGGCGACCAGAGGTGACGCAGATCGCTCTACATGAAAAGTACGGCAGCGTCGTGAGACTCGGACCCAACACGGTATCGATCGCAGATCCAGCTGCTATCCAGACAATATACGCTCATAACTCGGGATATACCAAGTCAGATTTCTA CCCGGTGCAGCAGACCATCAACAAGAGCGGCAAGAGACTCATCACGCTCTTCACCTCACAAGATGAAAAGTTCCACTCGCAACTTCGACGATCCGTATCGAATGCTTATGCTATAAGTACCCTCGTTCAGTTCGAGCCATTCGTCGACTCTACAACCACCGAGCTCTTCAAACAACTTGACCAGCGATATGCAAACCAAAACGACGTCCTTGACTTTGGAACATGGCTACAGTACTATGCTTTCGACGTCATTGGCGAATTAACGTACTCGAAACGGCTAGGTTTCGTGGACCATGGAAAAGACGTGGATAACATCATTGGAAATCTTGAATGGTTGCTCAACTATGCAGCACCT GTCGGACAACTACCGATCCTTGATAGCTTACTCCTCAAGAACCCGCTGAGACTGCAGCTTACGAAATGGGGCTTTACCAATTCATCCTCTCCGGTTGCGATATTCGCACGCAACCGAATGCTCGCCCGCGTCGATCCCGAGAAGCTCGGCGACATGAAGTTCGACCAAGACAACGGTCGTCGAGACTTTCTCTCGCGCTTCCTCGAAGCCAATCAGAAAGACCCAGAGTTCATGAACAACGATAGAGTGCTCGCTCTGACCGTAGCAAATATGTTTGCAGGCTCTGACACGACGGCGATTACTTTCCGagctatcttttattatctgATGAAGAACCCGGATGACATGAAGACTCTGATGGCTGAGCTTgcggaggaagaaaaggccgACCACTTCGCCCGCGAAGATGGTCTTGTCAGTTGGAACGAAGTTCGAGACCTTCCTTTCCTCAACGCTGTTGTTAAAGAAGCTCTTCGATGCCATCCCGCTGCAGGTCTCATGCTAGAGCGTATTGTGCCTGCGCGAGGTCTTGAAGTCGACGGTCATCATATCCCAAGCGGTACAATTGTGGGAGTCAACGCTTGGGTTCTACATCGCAATAAGGATATCTTCGGTCACGATGCAGATCGATGGAGACCGTCGAGATGGATTGAAGCTTCGACTGAGCAAAAGAGACGCATGGAGAATTATATGTTTGCATTCGGTGCAGGCTCGAGGACTTGTATTGGAAAGAATATCAGTTTGCTCGAGATGTACAAGATGGTCCCAGCGTTCCTGAGACGATACGAG CTTGAGTTCCCATCGGCGGATAACACTTGGCATCTGAACAACG CATGGTTCGTGAAGCAGAGTAACTTTAATGTCCGGCTCAGGCGAAAGCATAAAATATCATTCCTCCCAGACGAGAGACAAGATTGA
- a CDS encoding probable alanyl-tRNA synthetase → MASAARTVLTFQRNAKLHSLQTLITAIRPFGSLEAENRELFKQGTDEDYAVVTEETIFHPQGGGQPSDVGKMADESGASFTVASARMDAVRDGQVLHFGRFDSDKKFTEGHKVTQDIDVEKRLLYSRYHTAGHVLGSAVNHLLKDTVEGFEELKASHFPDSASCEFQGLIDGKHKEPIQKKVDEFVAAKMPVEIDWWDAEEFRKNGLEHLTPDASFLGPGETKFRVVRIVGAEVYPCGGTHVDTTDLCGETTVKKIARSKGKSKVSYLVK, encoded by the coding sequence ATGGCATCAGCAGCACGAACTGTGCTGACTTTCCAGCGCAATGCAAAGCTCCATTCTTTACAAACGCTGATCACGGCAATTCGACCGTTTGGCAGCTTGGAGGCTGAGAATCGTGAGCTATTTAAGCAAGGCACCGATGAAGACTATGCAGTCGTCACAGAAGAGACAATCTTTCATCCGCAAGGAGGAGGTCAGCCTTCAGATGTCGGAAAGATGGCAGATGAGTCTGGAGCGTCGTTCACTGTTGCATCTGCTCGTATGGATGCTGTTCGTGATGGCCAGGTCTTGCATTTCGGAAGATTCGACTCGGACAAGAAGTTTACAGAAGGACACAAAGTCACACAGGATATCGACGTTGAGAAGCGCCTTCTCTACTCACGATATCACACCGCAGGCCATGTTCTCGGATCAGCAGTCAACCATCTGCTCAAAGACACAGTCGAAGGTTTCGAAGAGTTGAAAGCCTCTCACTTCCCCGACTCCGCATCATGCGAATTCCAAGGCCTCATCGACGGAAAGCACAAAGAGCCCATCCAAAAGAAAGTGGACGAATTCGTGGCCGCCAAGATGCCAGTTGAGATTGACTGGTGGGACGCCGAGGAGTTTCGCAAGAATGGTCTTGAACACCTCACCCCCGACGCAAGCTTTTTGGGCCCCGGAGAGACCAAGTTTCGTGTTGTGAGGATCGTTGGAGCGGAGGTTTATCCATGCGGGGGCACGCATGTTGACACCACGGATCTCTGTGGCGAGACGACAGTTAAGAAGATTGCGAGGAGTAAGGGAAAGTCAAAGGTTAGCTATCTGGTGAAATGA
- a CDS encoding probable cutinase 1 precursor, with translation MKFSIISTLFAATASALPAGQDAAALEARQLGGSITRNDLANGNSGSCPGVIFIYARGSTEAGNLGTLGPRVASKLEAKYGKNGVWIQGVGGAYRATLGDNALPRGTSSAAIREMLGHFNDANQKCPDAVLIAGGYSQGAALAAASVTDVDASIREKIAGVVLFGYTKNLQNRGKIPSYPEDRTKVFCNTGDLVCTGSLIVAAPHLAYQSDASNGAPEFLIQKADAAGAA, from the exons ATGAagttctccatcatctctacTCTTTTCGCCGCCACCGCCTCTGCTCTTCCCGCTGGTCAGGATGCCGCTGCTCTCGAGGCTCGCCAGCTAGGCGGCAGCATCACCCGCAACGATCTTGCCAACGGCAACAGCGGTTCATGCCCTggcgtcatcttcatctacgCTCGTGGCTCCACTGAAGCCGGCAACCTT GGTACTCTCGGTCCCCGCGTTGCTTCAAAGCTCGAAGCCAAGTACGGCAAGAACGGTGTCTGGATCCAGGGCGTTGGCGGTGCTTACCGTGCTACCCTCGGTGACAACGCTCTTCCTCGTGGAACTTCTAGCGCTGCTATTCGCGAAATGCTGGGCCACTTCAACGACGCTAACCAGAAATGTCCTGATGCTGTTCTCATCGCTGGAGGCTACAGCCAGGGTGCTGCTCTCGCCGCTGCCAGTGTCACCGACGTTGATGCCAGTATTCGTGAGAAGATCGCTGGAGTTGTTCTCTTTGGATACACCAAGAACCTCCAGAACCGCGGAAAGATCCCCAGCTATCCCGAGGACCGCACCAAGGTCTTCTGCAACACTGGTGATCTTGTCTGCACTGGCTCTCTCATCGTTGCTGCTCCTCACTTGGCCTACCAGAGCGATGCTTCCAACGGTGCTCCCGAGTTCCTGATCCAGAaggctgatgctgctggagctGCCTAA
- a CDS encoding related to monocarboxylate transporter 2, with protein sequence MSSYPVTNGVITFLPPPEGYVVDFDNPQQQDALKHFLIFGILGSLAILCLLQRLYVKFYIMRGLKIDDVLITLAWIFSIVMQSAQIWSISIGGLCHHAWEMPIDVFEKHMLSSYIAAPAFIICNGLTKSSLLTFYLQVSPQKWFRRAIFVNITFVVLYTIIIASLLLFGCQPREAAWDPYLFASGKCIDYAVMYIIIAVANIISDIVLFAIPMPMIIRLKMPMGQKIGLGIMLGIATVTVTTSIIRMIYLPSLLGALDIPWIAAPANVWSFVEVNLFIICGCMPTFRKFFKRFAPKWMGSSSDSGSSEPPSNDSLHKVQRKKHTGYTQFDTCDSLELATYPDTMSSSSETAYAMESLQEQPCGTDSPPDTERQENVSQSPTDSLPPTDRGKDAYLTLMCCTMAQLPIWGYSVSFGIFQEYYSRPGSPISTASSGTIATIGALQQGVMYLMMPFAFLVLTRYPRLRHLCGPLGLAVTVASLTASAFVNTIAGLIATQGALYSIGCGLLFCPISHYMNEWFVERKGMALGVMWAGKSGTGIAMPFVFDALLRRIGLKATILAWAGASAAMTLPTLVFIKPRIPLHTQAHVQPLSFRFLRHTSFWMMQAGVIIQSLGYLMPSTYLASYASNIGLPSITGPILLALFSVASVPGGIVHGMLGDKFSATKAVTVASIGSALPIWLLWGLSLDLANLVVFVIVYGFFAGGFSSTWSNMSTDIQKDDSAADSALIFGMLMGGRGIGFVTAGPLSGALLQAKAHLSNEALGYATQYGPMIICTGVTAVFGAWAPMWKGMRVAIGTCKGR encoded by the exons ATGTCTTCTTATCCAGTTACTAACGGCGTGATCACGTTTCTGCCGCCGCCAGAAGGATACGTCGTCGACTTTGACAatcctcagcagcaagatgCACTCAAACATTTTCTCATCTTCGGCATCCTCGGGTCTCTGGCCATTCTGTGTCTGTTGCAGAGGCTATATGTAAAGTTTTACATAATGCGCGGGTTGAAGATTGACGATG TCTTGATCACATTGGCATGG ATCTTTTCTATTGTCATGCAGTCGGCTCAGATAT GGTCAATATCAATCGGAGGCCTATGTCATCATGCATGGGAAATGCCCATTGACGTCTTCGAAAAGCATATGCTC AGTTCCTACATCGCCGCTCCAGCGTTCATAATCTGCAACGGTCTGACGAAAAGTTCGCTTCTGACTTTCTACCTTCAAGTGTCCCCGCAGAAATGGTTTAGAAGAGCGATATTTGTGAATATCACTTTCGTTGTTCTGTACACCATTATCATCGCCAGTCTGCTACTGTTTGGATGTCAACCGAGAGAGGCAGCATGGGATCCGTACTTGTTCGCTAGCGGAAAGTGCATTGACTATGCCGTTATGtatatcatcatcgctgtcgccaacatcatctcagACATCGTTCTCTTCGCCATTCCTATGCCGATGATCATTCGCTTGAAGATGCCGATGGGACAGAAAATTGGCTTGGGCATTATGCTCGGCATTGCTACTGT AACTGTCACGACATCTATCATCCGCATGATATATCTACCCTCTCTCTTGGGAGCATTAGATATCCCATGGATCGCAGCCCCAGCAAACGTCTGGTCATTCGTGGAAGTCAACCTCTTCATTATATGTGGCTGCATGCCGACATTTCGTAAGTTCTTCAAACGCTTCGCACCGAAATGGATGGGCTCGTCGAGCGACTCTGGCAGTTCAGAGCCACCTTCCAACGATTCGCTGCATAAAGtacagaggaagaagcataCAGGCTATACCCAGTTCGATACATGTGATTCTTTGGAACTGGCGACCTACCCTGACACT ATGTCGTCTTCCTCAGAGACAGCGTATGCCATGGAGTCGTTGCAGGAACAGCCGTGCGGGACTGATAGTCCGCCTGATACTGAACGCCAGGAAAACGTTTCTCAGTCACCGACAGATTCACTCCCGCCTACGGACCGCGGCAAAGATGCGTATCTGACTTTGATGTGCTGCACAATGGCACAGCTCCCAATCTGGG GCTACTCCGTCTCTTTCGGCATCTTTCAAGAATACTACAGCCGACCCGGAAGTCCCATCAGCACAGCATCATCCGGAACAATCGCCACCATCGGAGCACTACAGCAAGGTGTAATGTATCTCATGATGCCGTTTGCTTTCCTCGTTCTCACGCGGTATCCGCGGCTGCGTCACCTTTGCGGGCCACTTGGTCTTGCAGTGACGGTCGCTAGTCTTACTGCGTCTGCGTTTGTGAACACTATCGCGGGGCTTATTGCGACACAGGGGGCGCTGTACTCTATTGGCTGTGGGCTGCTGTTTTGCCCAATTTCGCATTATATGAATGAGTGGTTTGTTGAGAGGAAGGGGATGGCGTTGGGGGTTATGTGGGCTGGCAAGTCGGGCACAG GTATTGCGATGCCGTTTGTCTTTGATGCTCTTCTTCGCCGGATCGGTCTCAAGGCGACGATCTTGGCCTGGGCGGGTGCATCGGCCGCAATGACTCTCCCAACTCTCGTTTTCATTAAACCCCGAATCCCTCTGCACACTCAGGCCCATGTTCAACCGCTATCGTTCCGCTTCCTCCGTCATACATCTTTCTGGATGATGCAAGCTGGTGTGATCATCCAATCACTCGGATACCTTATGCCGAGCACATACTTAGCCAGCTACGCATCAAATATCGGTTTACCCAGCATAACCGGTCCTATCTTGCTTGCGTTGTTCTCTGTAGCGTCCGTCCCCGGCGGTATCGTGCACGGCATGTTGGGTGACAAATTCTCAGCAACAAAAGCCGTAACAGTCGCATCCATCGGAAGTGCCCTGCCAATCTGGCTTCTGTGGGGTTTATCGCTGGACCTTGCAAACTTGGTAGTGTTTGTCATTGTCTATGGCTTCTTCGCCGGCGGTTTCAGCTCAACGTGGTCCAACATGTCCACCGACATCCAAAAAGACGACTCTGCCGCTGATTCAGCTCTCATTTTCGGCATGCTCATGGGCGGACGAGGGATCGGCTTTGTCACCGCCGGGCCATTGAGCGGCGCACTGCTACAGGCAAAAGCACATCTGTCCAACGAGGCACTTGGTTACGCGACGCAATACGGACCCATGATCATCTGCACAGGTGTCACTGCTGTGTTTGGTGCTTGGGCGCCCATGTGGAAGGGCATGCGAGTTGCTATAGGAACATGCAAAGGTCGCTGA
- a CDS encoding related to choline dehydrogenase, translated as MKLASWSILAGLATAFPTNPPDQYEYIIIGSGPGGGTLAANLARAGHSVFLIEAGGDQGNTPLQRIPAMADVVAEHPSMSWSFYVNHYQNETQARRDSKYAYRLSNGTLWSGIDPPEHAEPLGILYPRGATLGGSTQLNAMNFALPPDNDWDAIAELTGDESWKSDKMRELFIDIENCTYAPEGTPGHGFDGFIQSNRNNISYITDRPGVVQSLKRAFEQTEGIQVDNAAEVGRLMQRDINRLDKDRYSPGIYQIPLHVDSLRQRTGAWRYLHETMNAKTANGSVLYPLTVSTHSLATRVLFKDSQNGKPQAFGVEYLKGEGLYSADKRYDESESGRMVNVTASREVIVAGGTFNTPQILKLSGIGPREELESLDIPVVMDLPAVGKYLQDNYEGGVTVEASVPWENNPFENCSFTLEANDTCYQEWNQSHTGAYGEGAAPISLLYRSSVSETNDTDLYLFGAAGTVFRGYFPGYSTWQAPPTSWFWSIVKMQTGNQAGTITLRSKDPRQAPEINFNYFAEKGNRDLQAIQEGVEHTMRIFNATGEPYAPFKIVEPRSGVSIQQGIMDDAFSHHATSSCRMGPAGDRNYCVDSEFKVNGVDGLRVVDASVFPRTPGGFPAAPTFMISQKAFGVIMGSVRG; from the exons ATGAAACTTGCATCTTGGAGCATTCTTGCTGGTCTAGCAACTGCCTTTCCAACCAACCCACCAGATCAATATGAGTACATCATCATTGGATCAGGACCCGGTGGAGGGACTTTGGC TGCCAATCTCGCGCGTGCCGGTCATTCAGTCTTTCTGATAGAGGCTGGTGGTGATCAGGGCAATACACCACTGCAGCGAATCCCCGCAAT GGCAGATGTTGTCGCTGAGCATCCAAGCATGTCGTGGTCTTTCTACGTGAACCACTACCAAAACGAAACTCAGGCTCGAAGAGACTCCAAATATGCTTACAGACTATCCAACGGCACTCTGTGGTCGGGTATTGACCCCCCTGAGCATGCCGAGCC GCTCGGTATACTCTACCCTCGAGGTGCGACACTTGGCGGGTCTACTCAACTCAATGCCATGAACTTCGCGTTGCCACCTGATAATGATTGGGATGCCATCGCCGAACTTACTGGGGACGAGTCATGGAAGTCTGACAAGATGAGAGAGCTGTTTATCGATATTGAGAACTGCACTTATGCCCCAGAGGGGACTCCTGGCCATGGGTTTGACGGGTTCATCCAG AGTAATCGGAACAACATCTCTTATATCACTGATCGTCCTGGCGTCGTGCAATCTCTGAAGCGTGCTTTTGAGCAAACTGAAGGGATTCAAGTCGACAATGCCGCCGAAGTTGGTCGACTAATGCAACGAGATATCAACCGCCTAGACAAAGATCGGTACTCGCCAGGAATCTACCAGATTCCCCTCCATGTTGATAGTCTTAGACAGCGAACTGGTGCATGGCGATATCTACACGAGACGATGAATGCTAAAACAGCAAATGGATCTGTTCTGTATCCTTTGACTGTCAGCACCCATTCTCTGGCTACCCGCGTGCTGTTCAAAGACAGCCAAAACGGCAAACCGCAGGCCTTTGGTGTAGAGTATCTCAAGGGCGAAGGGCTGTACTCTGCTGACAAACGCTAcgatgagtctgagtctggtCGCATGGTTAACGTCACCGCATCAAGAGAAGTGATTGTGGCTGGCGGTACGTTCAACACGCCCCAGATACTCAAGCTTAGTGGCATCGGCCCTcgggaagagcttgagagtcTTGACATTCCGGTCGTTATGGATCTCCCTGCAGTA GGCAAATATCTGCAGGACAACTACGAGGGTGGCGTGACAGTCGAAGCTTCTGTGCCGTGGGAGAACAATCCCTTCGAGAACTGTTCCTTTACACTTGAAGCCAATGATACATGCTATCAAGAGTGGAACCAATCTCATACCGGTGCTTACGGCGAAGGAGCAGCTCCGATTTCACTTCTCTATAGATCCAGCGTCAGCGAGACAAACGACACAGATCTGTACCTCTTCGGAGCAGCTGGGACTGTGTTCCGTGGATATTTTCCTGGGTATTCTACTTGGCAGGCGCCTCCAACGTCTTGGTTCTGGTCCATTGTCAAGATGCAGACAGGCAACCAAGCTGGAACTATCACTCTCCGCTCCAAAGACCCCCGACAAGCACCAgagatcaacttcaactACTTCGCTGAGAAGGGGAATCGAGATCTCCAGGCTATCCAGGAAGGTGTAGAGCATACCATGCGTATCTTCAACGCTACCGGTGAACCTTACGCTCCATTCAAGATTGTTGAGCCTCGGTCCGGCGTGAGTATTCAGCAGGGTATCATGGATGATGCATTCAGTCACCATGCGACTTCATCTTGTCGCATGGGACCTGCTGGCGATAGGAACTACTGCGTTGACTCGGAATTCAAGGTTAATGGCGTCGATGGACTTAGAGTTGTGGATGCTTCGGTCTTTCCACGTACGCCGGGAGGATTCCCTGCTGCGCCTACGTTTATGATAAGTCAGAAGGCCTTTGGAGTGATCATGGGAAGTGTCCGGGGCTAG
- a CDS encoding probable potassium channel beta subunit protein, whose translation MPVETAYDPKDMLFRHLGPTGLKVSVFSLGGWLTYGGTQKGDIVKQILQKAWDHGVNTFDTAEVYANGESEVEMGRALKELGWPRDEYVLTTKVFFGTGRKEPNTRGLSRKHVVEGLKSSLKRLEQPYVDVVFAHRPDYATPMKEIVEGFTQVIRNLNLAYYWGTSEWTAAQITEATHIAERYNLIAPVVEQPQYNAFHRERFEVEYAPLFNQFEYGTTIWSPLASGLLTGKYNNGIPEDSRFATNKAFFENTVNELQTEAGKAKIEKVKKLSEVAERLGGNVAQLSLAWALKNPNVSTVILGATKVEQLEDNFKALEIYKKIDDKVLEEIEKILDNKPNPAPTFNRER comes from the exons ATGCCTGTTGAAACCGCCTACGACCCCAAGGACATGCTGTTCCGCCACCTGGGACCTACTGGTCTCAAGGTCAGTGtcttcagtcttggtggCTGGTTGACCTACGGCGGTACGCAAAAGGGCGATATCGTGAAGCAGATTCTTCAAAAGGCTTGGGATCATGGTGTCAACACTTTCGATACAGCTGAGGTTTACGCCAATGGTGAATCTGAGGTCGAGATGGGCCGTGCTCTTAAGGAGCTCGGCTGGCCTCGTGATGA GTATGTCCTCACCACAAAGGTCTTCTTCGGTACTGGCCGCAAGGAGCCCAACACTCGAGGTCTCAGCCGCAAGCACGTCGTCGAGGGTCTCAAGAGCTCTCTCAAGCGTCTTGAGCAGCCTTACGTCGATGTTGTCTTTGCCCATCGTCCCGACTACGCTACTCCCATGAAGGAGATCGTTGAGGGATTTACTCAGGTCATTCGCAACTTGAACCTTGCTTACTACTGGGGTACTTCTGAGTGGACCGCTGCTCAAATTACCGAGGCTACTCACATTGCTGAGCGCTACAACCTCATTGCTCCTG TCGTTGAGCAGCCTCAGTACAACGCTTTCCACCGTGAGCGCTTCGAGGTCGAGTACGCTCCTCTCTTCAACCAATTCGAGTATGGCACCACAATTTGGTCCCCTCTCGCCTCTGGTCTCTTGACCGGCAAGTACAACAATGGAATTCCCGAGGACTCTCGATTTGCCACCAACAAGGCCTTCTTCGAGAACACCGTCAACGAGCTTCAAACTGAAGccggcaaggccaagatcgaaaaggtcaagaagctctctgAAGTCGCTGAGCGCCTCGGTGGAAATGTCGCCCAGCTGTCTCTTGCATGGGCTCTCAAGAACCCCAACGTCAGCACTGTCATTCTCGGTGCGACAAAGgttgagcagcttgaggATAACTTCAAGGCGCTTGAGATTTACAAGAAGATCGATGATAAGGTTctggaggagattgagaagatccTTGATAACAAGCCTAACCCTGCTCCTACTTTCAACCGTgaaaggtaa